Genomic window (Helianthus annuus cultivar XRQ/B chromosome 3, HanXRQr2.0-SUNRISE, whole genome shotgun sequence):
ACAAATGGCCGAGACTTTTTGCAATTGAGAAACATAAAGGTTGTTTGGTGAATCAGCGGATTCAGGTGGAGGGGGGGCGTTTCGATGCTGTGGAGCTGGAGTAGAAGTCCGTCTACGGCTTCGGAGTTATCTGATTTAGTGGAGTGTGAGTCGGTGCTTTCGGGGGTAGGCATGTCAGCGGATAAAGACAAATGGAAGTGGGATGCCGATGCTTCGAGTTTGTTCCGTTAAAGTCCTTCAAGGAGTTATGCTTGGCTCAGCCGGATCCGGATTTGGTATGTTTGGTTAAAGGTTGTAAGTGGCTGCCATCTAAGTGTAAAATCTTTGCTTGGAGAGCGGGCCTGGATTGCATTCCTACTAAACAGGCTTTGGTTCGAAGAAACATCATTTCCGATTCGGATGAGTGTGTTTTTTGTCAGGAAGCTCAGGAATCTGTGGATCATTTATTTACCGGTTGCATTGTTGCTATGaaagtttggagcggaatcagttcTTGGATCAAAAGTCCTCCTTTATTTGCTTTCAGCTTTAAAGATCTTATGGATTTCTATTTGAGCTCGGGTGGAGGAGCTCCCGCTAAGGATGTCATCCGTGGTATTATCATTGCGGCTTGTTGGTTCATTTGGAAGGCTCGGAACGAGAAGATCTTCAATAATGGTAAAGGGGATTGGTTGGAGATTGTTGGTATGGTTAAGTCCTATAGCTTCTTTTGGTTTAAGAATAGGTGCAAGTTTAAAGATCTAGATTGGGTCGAATGGTGTAAGTTCCctttgtatatgttgtaattttgGGGAGCGCGGTCCTGCTTTTTTGAGTCAGGCCGGctgttttttataaaatttcctttcaaaaaaaaagtacTTGGTCCGTTGCATACATCGATTTAGGCTTGAGTTCCACAAATTCTAACCTGCCATATCATTTATGTCATCaactaaggtagtgtttggtTGGCAAGAATTATAGGTGGAATGAAATGGATTATCACGACGGActaaaaaaatgtgtttggttggtcaaggTAATAGAATCACCCATTACATAAGTCATTTCATTCGCTCAAATTCATTCCGTCCacctctcttttttttttcattcaaatCCCCCTCTCATCCTTCATCACCaacatcatccaccaccacctgcaaccaccgtcatcaccaccaccctccaccgtCGGCTGCCACCGACCACCACCCTCCGCTGCCACCACCCGCAACTGCCAACTATCACCCACGGCCACTGCCACCACCTGTTGTTTCCGCCACCCGCCAACACCACCGGCACCATCGTCGACCACTACCAGCCATCGCCGCCACCACCCTCCGCCACCGACCACCGCCATCACTTGCCACGGGCCACCGCCACCCATCGGTGTCGACGCTACcagccgccacccaccaccaccacccatcgttGATTTTATTCCATCACTGTTTACGCCACCCGTCGCCGTCGGCCGTCGCCACCCATCGCTATCAAACCATATTTTTTGTGGATTTTCGACTTTCTTGTTTTTGAAGCAATGGACCCACGTTTTACATTAAGCTATTTCTAGCTCGTTTGTCCAATCTTTCATTTCTAGGGACTTGTGGGTGTCTAAAATATTATGGCGGATAAACATTTGGTTGGGTATAAAAAGGTTGCGGTGTATACCCTTGACAACTCACGTTTGAACTACCTTCTCTCGCGCTCGAACCATTTCTTCTCTACTCAAACCGACTCCTGTCGCACTTGAACCCCCTCCTTGGGTTTTAGAGGACTTTTTGCTTGCGCCAAGTGGCCAACCTTAGATTTTTGTTTATTCATTTCGAAGATTGGTTATGTACGTGTAGTAGAATATTATGTGTAttttgtgtgaaataaaaatgGTAAAAAGGTTGGGTATTTATAATTGAAATAAttacgatatatatatatagagtgtatatatatatatatatatatatagaaaggcATGAATAAATACCTAATTACCCTAATCACGTGATGTAATCTCGTACTCACGTACGCTTCGCACGTTAAGTTACTGTACATTTCGACACTGCAACAGGTAAAGTTACTAGTTTGTGTTTATTTCTAGTTTACTAAATACCTTTAAATTTTATAATTTATCAATTTAATTGACAAATTATTTGAAATACAAAAAAGTACATGACATGTTAGGTTGCCCGCCCCACCCCCACATAATCCCATAAAGCCTCTACAGGGACGCCATAGGGGGGGGGGGTGGGCAAAGTTGAATTTGTTGTGACAATGGCGAGCGTCAAACGCATGGAAAAGGGGAAAGTTCATTTTTTTTCTCGTTAAGcaatatttaaatttaaataataaatcaaatcttattatatatatatatatatatatatatatatatatatatatataaacgtatATTATTCAATAAAATCATATACAATCCAATCACACATCCACAAATCATTCTAAACCCTCAATCACTCATATTCTCTCTACTTGTTTATTAAAAATATCTTTAGACTCGTCACCCGACTCATCACGTTCTGACGTGGGAATGATCGACGACTTGATTATTACAGCGGCTAAGGGGGTGGTTCAACTTTTAAAAGATGAAGTTGAATCTTCACAGCCACGTACAAGAAAACCAACTCCTGAACGAGATCAGTTGGGTGCTTATCAACGTTTGGCAGCTGATATTTTTTTGCTGAAAACCCTGTGTATGACCATACATAGTTTCGGCGTCGCTTTCGTATGACGCACCGAGCTTTTTTGAGAATTTGAGGCGATTTAGAGTGTAGGTATACATATTTTAAACAGAGAGAATGTTCTAGACGTAAACTTGGATTCTCTGTTTTGCAAAAATGTACAACCACAATTTGTTAGTTGGCATACGACAAGTTAACTGATGCATGAGACGAGTATTTAAGAATGCTAGAAATAGTATGCCGAGATAATCTTGACAATTTATTGTAACGCCCCCGAATTTAATTGTAAGCATGCATATTTATAATTTTATGATATGTTCTAATAAGTAAATAGGAAGTAAACCTAGTTAGAAAGTaaattaaaatttttagttaGGAGAAACAAGTTATGGCCATTTAAAAATAAGTATGTTAACATAAGGGGTGGAATATGTAAATAGTGAAAGTTAATTTACTaaaacataaaagaaacacaCGACCCACACATATGAGGTGTGGGTGTGTCGCCTGGAACAAGGAGAAAAGAGGGGAAAACCCTCTTATTCATCAAATCAGTAAAATTGAAAGGGAAATCAAAGTCTGATTGTATGCATGAACACCAATCCTTGATCACCTAAGAATTTCCTACATAAGGTATGTCGAAAATTATGATTTAATGATCATGTATGGAATGGGTTTTTAgtaaaacttgaagttcatatgAAATTAGTATAAGCATGTGTTAGAAATTCCATGTggaacttgaaatatgcttgaatTCGACCTAATTGATAGTTAAAGGTAAAAACCCACTTGGAATTTGGATAATAGTGACTTGTAACATGAGGTTATGATGTAGATTAGCATAAATGATGTTacatgatgatgttcttgataaAATGTCACCTCTGAAATCGAATTAGGATGAGGGTTGTATGAGATTTCAATTAAAATGGATGTTCTTGATGATTTAGACATGAACTAGCTAAGTCATGCAAATAatacttgtacactatgcttaattAATAGTATGCACGCTAAGTGTTCGTTAAAATGCTTGAATGATATAATCGGATGATTTTACAAGATAAATGACTAGAATTGGGAAATTGTTGCTTGTAGTAAGAATATGTTAAAAACGGAAT
Coding sequences:
- the LOC110932486 gene encoding uncharacterized protein LOC110932486, which encodes MEVGCRCFEFVPLKSFKELCLAQPDPDLVCLVKGCKWLPSKCKIFAWRAGLDCIPTKQALVRRNIISDSDECVFCQEAQESVDHLFTGCIVAMKVWSGISSWIKSPPLFAFSFKDLMDFYLSSGGGAPAKDVIRGIIIAACWFIWKARNEKIFNNGKGDWLEIVGMVKSYSFFWFKNRCKFKDLDWVEWCKFPLYML